The Streptomyces cyanogenus DNA segment CTCCGTCGGCGACCACCACACGGGTGGCGAGCGCCTCACGGAGCGCGGACGCACGGGTCCGGCTGTCGGCGGAAGGGGACGTCGGCGACGAGGCCATGTAGGGGCTCCCTGGGATGCGACGGCTGTCGGCTATGCGGCTTTCCCGGCGGGCGGGGCCGGGCCGCACGGCGCCAGGGTAACCGGCCGTCGGCTTGGATGGGCACAGGCGTCCACGAGGCGGACGCGGGTGACCCCGATGCCACGCGAAGGTCACCTTGGATGTAACAGGTGTCGTCCGACCATTAGCGAGAGGTCGGCATCGACCGGTAGTGTTCGACATTGCCGAACGGTGGGTTTCCGCACCGTGGGCAGTCGAAGGGGACGGAGGCAGAACGGCGATGGCACGGAACATCCAGTCGCTCGAACGGGCGGCGGCGATGCTGCGGCTGCTCGCGGGTGGCGAGCGACGGCTCGGCCTCTCGGACATCGCCTCGTCGCTGGGCCTCGCCAAGGGAACCGCCCACGGCATCCTGCGCACCCTCCAGCAGGAGGGGTTCGTGGAGCAGGACGACGCCTCCGGCCGCTACCAGCTGGGCGCGGAGCTGCTGCGTCTCGGCACCACCTATCTCGACGTGCACGAACTGCGCGCGCGGGCGCTGGTGTGGGCCGACGACCTGGCCCGGTCCAGCGGGGAGAGCGTGCACCTGGGCGTCCTGCACCAGCAGGGCGTGCTCATCGTGCACCACGTCTTCCGGCCCGACGACAGCCGGCAGGTGCTGGAGATCGGGGCCATGCAGCCCCTGCACTCGACGGCCCTGGGCAAGGTGCTCTCGGCGTACGACCCGGTGGCGCACAGCGAGGCCCTGGAGGCCGAGCGCAAACCCTTCACGGACCGCACGGTGTGCGATGCCGAGGACTTCGAGCACCTCCTGGACATGACGCGCGCGCGTGGCTACGCGGCCGACGTGGAGGAGACCTGGGAGGGCGTGGCGTCGATCGCCGCGCCCATCCACGACCGGCGCCGCATGCCCGTGGGCGCGGTCGGCATCACCGGGGCCGTGGAGCGGCTGTGCCGGGACGGCGAGCTGCGCCCCGAGCTGATCGCGGCGGTGCGCGACTGCGCCCGCGCGGTCTCGCGGGACCTGGGCGCCGGGCGGTTCTGACCGGCGAAGACGTCAGGGAACGACCGGGACGCCAGGCGGCGTTCCGGTCATCGATCTACCCTGAAATGGACAAATGGGGCTAGATCGTGCGTCCGCACACGAAGCTCGATAACCCGCAGCGATCAATAACGATCCTGTTTTCGATAACAGAACTCTTGACGCACGCGTAACGCCGAAGCAAGACTCCCGTCCATCGGTCGGCATTGTCGAACACCTAACGGCAATACGCGCTAGAGTGTGACAACGCCAAGGGCCGGCATCGCTCTCACCCCCGAGGGCGCCTGAATCCCGGCGGGACCCGGGGTTCGGCCCCTGGACGAAGGACAAAGGAGTCGCGGGTGTCCAGCTCCGACATCTTCATCGGCGAGACCATCGGTACCGCCATACTCATCCTGCTCGGCGGCGGCGTCTGCGCCGCTGTGACCCTGAAGGCCTCCAAGGCCCGTGACGCCGGCTGGCTCGCCATCACCTTCGGGTGGGGCTTCGCCGTACTGACGGCCGTCTACACCTCGGCGCCGCTGTCCGGCGCCCACCTGAATCCGGCCGTGACGCTCGCACTCGCGATCAAGGACAAGGACTTCAGCAACGTGCCCACGTACGTGGGCGGCCAGCTCCTCGGCGCCATGATCGGCGCGACGCTGGTCTGGGTGGCCTACTACGGCCAGTTCCGCGCCCACCTCACCGACAAGGAGATCGTCGGCGGTCCGGGTGCGCAGGCCACGGCGACCAAGGCCGTCGAGGCCCAGGAGAAGGGCGCCGGCCCCGTCCTGGGTGTCTTCTCCACCGGTCCGGAGATCCGGAACGTGGTGCAGAACCTCGCCACGGAGATCATCGGCACCATCGTGCTGGTGCTCGCCGTCCTCACGCAGGGCCTGAACGACAAGGGCAACGGTCTCGGCACCCTGGGCGCCCTGATCACGGCCTTCGTGGTCGTCGGCATCGGCCTCTCGCTCGGCGGCCCGACCGGCTACGCGATCAACCCGGCCCGTGACCTCGGTCCGCGCATCGTGCACGCCCTGCTGCCCCTGCCCAACAAGGGCGGTTCGGACTGGAGCTACGCCTGGATCCCGGTGGTCGGTCCGCTGATCGGCGCCGCCATCGCGGCAGGCATATACAACGTCGCCTTCGCCTAGACATCACTTCGAAGCATGCGCCGTACGTACAGCCCCATCACCACGGATCTTCTCAGGAGCACACAGTGACCGACGCCCACACCGCAGGCCCCTTCATCGCGGCGATCGACCAGGGGACGACCTCCTCGCGCTGCATCATCTTCGACCGGGACGGCCGTATCGTCTCCGTCGACCAGAAGGAGCACGAGCAGATCTTCCCGAAGCCGGGTTGGGTCGAGCACAACGCCAACGAGATCTGGACCAACGTCCAGGAGGTCGTCGCCGGCGCCGTCGCCAAGGCCGGCATCACCCGCGACGACATCAAGGCCATCGGTATCACCAACCAGCGCGAGACCACCGTGCTGTGGGACAAGAACACCGGTGAGCCCGTCTACAACGCCATCGTCTGGCAGGACACCCGCACCGACGCGCTCTGCAGAGAGCTGGGCCGCAACGTCGGCCAGGACCGCTTCCGCCGCGAGACCGGCCTCCCGCTGGCCTCGTACTTCGCCGGGCCCAAGGCCCGCTGGCTGCTCGACAACGTCGACGGTCTGCAGGAGCGCGCCGAGGCCGGGGACATCCTCTTCGGCACCATGGACACCTGGGTCATCTGGAACCTGACCGGCGGTGTCAACGGCGGCCGCCACGTCACCGACGTCACCAACGCCTCCCG contains these protein-coding regions:
- a CDS encoding IclR family transcriptional regulator encodes the protein MARNIQSLERAAAMLRLLAGGERRLGLSDIASSLGLAKGTAHGILRTLQQEGFVEQDDASGRYQLGAELLRLGTTYLDVHELRARALVWADDLARSSGESVHLGVLHQQGVLIVHHVFRPDDSRQVLEIGAMQPLHSTALGKVLSAYDPVAHSEALEAERKPFTDRTVCDAEDFEHLLDMTRARGYAADVEETWEGVASIAAPIHDRRRMPVGAVGITGAVERLCRDGELRPELIAAVRDCARAVSRDLGAGRF
- a CDS encoding MIP/aquaporin family protein, producing the protein MSSSDIFIGETIGTAILILLGGGVCAAVTLKASKARDAGWLAITFGWGFAVLTAVYTSAPLSGAHLNPAVTLALAIKDKDFSNVPTYVGGQLLGAMIGATLVWVAYYGQFRAHLTDKEIVGGPGAQATATKAVEAQEKGAGPVLGVFSTGPEIRNVVQNLATEIIGTIVLVLAVLTQGLNDKGNGLGTLGALITAFVVVGIGLSLGGPTGYAINPARDLGPRIVHALLPLPNKGGSDWSYAWIPVVGPLIGAAIAAGIYNVAFA